From Brevibacterium ihuae, the proteins below share one genomic window:
- the atpA gene encoding F0F1 ATP synthase subunit alpha — translation MAELTIRPEEIRDALGKFVESYNPQGGDKTEVGKVITAGDGIASVSGLPSVMANELLRFEDGTLGLAQNLDEREIGAVVLGDFEGIAEEQNVYRTGEVLSIPVGDGYLGRVVDPLGNPIDGLGEIAASGRRELELQAAGVMDRKEVKEPLQTGLKAIDAMIPIGRGQRQLIIGDRKTGKTAIALDTIINQKANWESGDPKKQVRCIYVACGQKGSTIASVRRSLEESGALEYTTIVASPASDPAGFKYLAPYAGSAIGQHWMYEGKHVLIVFDDLSKQAEAYRAISLLLRRPPGREAYPGDVFYLHSRLLERCAKLSDEMGGGSMTGLPIIETKANDVGAFIPTNVISITDGQIFLQSDLFNSNQRPAVDVGISVSRVGGSAQTKPLRGVSGTLKISLAQYRSLEAFAMFASDLDPATKQQLARGARLTELLKQNQFSPMPAEKQTVSIWAGSEGHLDDVPVEDVLRFESEFHEHLERRTSLLDTIRDLKDKLSGEIIGELESEISEFKAGFQPTEGAGVHAGSEEFDSADEDEVQQEKIVKQSRGSSAKKA, via the coding sequence ATGGCGGAACTGACAATTCGCCCGGAGGAGATCCGGGACGCCCTGGGGAAGTTCGTCGAATCGTACAACCCGCAGGGTGGAGACAAGACCGAGGTCGGCAAGGTCATCACCGCGGGTGACGGCATCGCCAGCGTGTCGGGCCTGCCCAGCGTGATGGCGAACGAGCTCCTCCGGTTCGAGGACGGCACCCTCGGTCTCGCCCAGAACCTCGACGAGCGCGAGATCGGCGCCGTCGTCCTCGGCGACTTCGAGGGCATCGCCGAGGAGCAGAACGTCTACCGCACCGGCGAGGTCCTCTCGATCCCGGTCGGTGACGGCTACCTCGGTCGCGTGGTCGACCCGCTCGGCAACCCGATCGACGGACTCGGCGAGATCGCCGCCTCCGGCCGCCGCGAGCTCGAGCTCCAGGCCGCCGGCGTCATGGATCGCAAGGAGGTCAAGGAGCCGCTGCAGACCGGTCTCAAGGCCATCGACGCGATGATCCCGATCGGTCGCGGACAGCGTCAGCTCATCATCGGCGACCGCAAGACCGGCAAGACCGCGATCGCTCTCGACACGATCATCAACCAGAAGGCCAACTGGGAGTCCGGCGACCCGAAGAAGCAGGTCCGCTGCATCTACGTCGCCTGCGGCCAGAAGGGCTCGACGATCGCTTCCGTGCGTCGCAGCCTCGAGGAGTCGGGTGCTCTCGAGTACACGACGATCGTCGCCTCCCCGGCCTCGGACCCGGCGGGCTTCAAGTACCTCGCCCCCTACGCCGGCTCCGCCATCGGCCAGCACTGGATGTACGAGGGCAAGCACGTCCTCATCGTGTTCGACGACCTGTCGAAGCAGGCCGAGGCCTACCGTGCGATCTCCCTGCTCCTCCGCCGCCCGCCGGGCCGCGAGGCCTACCCGGGTGACGTCTTCTACCTCCACTCCCGGCTCCTCGAGCGCTGTGCGAAGCTCTCGGACGAGATGGGCGGCGGCTCGATGACCGGTCTGCCGATCATCGAGACCAAGGCCAACGACGTCGGAGCGTTCATCCCGACCAACGTCATCTCGATCACCGACGGCCAGATCTTCCTCCAGTCGGACCTGTTCAACTCGAACCAGCGTCCCGCGGTCGACGTCGGCATCTCGGTGTCGCGCGTCGGCGGCTCGGCCCAGACCAAGCCGCTGCGCGGTGTGTCCGGCACGCTGAAGATCTCGCTCGCGCAGTACCGCTCGCTCGAGGCCTTCGCGATGTTCGCCTCGGATCTCGATCCGGCGACCAAGCAGCAGCTGGCCCGCGGCGCCCGCCTCACCGAGCTGCTCAAGCAGAACCAGTTCTCCCCGATGCCCGCGGAGAAGCAGACGGTGTCGATCTGGGCCGGTTCCGAGGGCCACCTCGACGACGTCCCGGTCGAGGACGTGCTCCGGTTCGAGTCGGAGTTCCACGAGCACCTCGAGCGCCGCACCTCGCTGCTCGACACCATCCGCGACCTCAAGGACAAGCTCTCCGGTGAGATCATCGGCGAGCTCGAGTCGGAGATCTCCGAGTTCAAGGCCGGCTTCCAGCCGACCGAGGGCGCGGGCGTCCACGCCGGTTCCGAGGAGTTCGACTCCGCGGACGAGGACGAGGTCCAGCAGGAGAA